Proteins from a single region of Macrobrachium nipponense isolate FS-2020 chromosome 11, ASM1510439v2, whole genome shotgun sequence:
- the LOC135205468 gene encoding probable peptidoglycan muropeptide transporter SLC46: protein MRILKKIVSSVTVEPVMLLDSLAFAGMQVYIESLQMDRVCQVNAGYSEEICLNLKAHHNASVTVQQKYSVFALYNGIIGAVLPLFFILFMGAWSDKYGRKVPLAAVQIGHLLHAGGYLLASLAPSWPVEIFLLMTLIDTLGGGNVCFLTAANSYIGDVSSEKDRTSRVGLANSIWFIGGPAGTLMATFIYRSGGYLPLFATSLACSLASVLYIIIFLPESHGPFAKKSKTETACQNAVSVMNDSVAAVYGIETPGPKDTGCNKEVDFVVMIKDFFSPQRILDSFKSTFRKREGNTRGLILILIATCLLKRFTRSPYVFAFTRHVLGWEASDYSLWVTYKNLMTSTGSMMAVPVLSGWLRISDNSLALVGAMSGVVEYVIYGCVTEDRVFLFWIAPVSALLLNSCTIAQRSMMTKLVGGDEIGKVSAFLGALDGTMPILTSAVYSAIYHASVSTFPAAHFFLGPSASFLMIALFCVIIVSVKTKEYDVEGAKPPREKGPVFDQSFVKIYSSHYWLTANSLALTAVSCPEVPLVFTNAGSRDADYKLSQVQAKELRSKVQEASATATSPESTEGCRRQHEDVGSPMACQKENLKKLNTT, encoded by the exons ATGAGGATACTAAAAAAGATCGTCTCCTCAGTCACTGTTGAGCCAGTGATGCTGCTTGACAGTCTGGCTTTCGCCGGTATGCAAGTGTACATCGAAAGCCTCCAGATGGATCGCGTCTGCCAAGTGAACGCCGGATATTCAGAGGAGATTTGTCTAAACCTGAAGGCGCACCACAATGCCAGCGTGACGGTGCAACAGAAATACAGCGTCTTTGCCCTCTATAACGGCATCATCGGAGCAGTTCTGCCGCTCTTCTTCATTTTGTTCATGGGAGCCTGGAGTGATAAGTACGGCAGGAAAGTGCCCTTGGCAGCGGTGCAAATTGGTCACCTGCTCCACGCAGGAGGATATCTCTTGGCATCTCTCGCGCCGTCATGGCCAgtggaaattttccttttaatgacACTCATAGATACTTTAGGAGGCGGGAACGTGTGCTTCCTCACGGCAGCGAACTCCTACATCGGTGATGTGTCTTCGGAAAAGGATCGCACGTCGAGAGTTGGCTTGGCCAATAGTATATGGTTCATCGGCGGCCCCGCAGGAACGTTAATGGCGACGTTTATTTACAGATCGGGCggttacctgcctctctttgcgACCTCCTTGGCCTGCTCCTTGGCGTCCGTGCTCTACATCATCATATTTCTCCCCGAAAGTCACGGACCGTTCGCTAAAAAATCCAAAACCGAGACTGCTTGTCAAAATGCCGTGTCAGTGATGAATGACAGTGTGgcggctgtttatggcatcgagACGCCGGGGCCGAAGGACACTGGTTGCAATAAAGAGGTCGACTTCGTAGTCATGATAAAGGACTTTTTCAGCCCCCAGCGGATTCTTGACAGCTTTAAGTCAACGTTCAGAAAACGCGAGGGAAACACTCGAGGTTTAATTCTGATCCTTATCGCCACCTGTCTTCTTAAACGATTCACCAGAT CTCCATATGTGTTCGCCTTCACGCGCCACGTCCTCGGGTGGGAAGCGTCTGACTACAGCCTCTGGGTCACCTACAAGAATCTCATGACAAGCACAG GATCGATGATGGCTGTGCCAGTCCTCAGCGGATGGTTGAGGATCTCGGACAACAGCCTGGCTCTGGTCGGGGCAATGTCGGGGGTCGTGGAGTACGTCATCTACGGCTGCGTCACCGAGGATCGCGTCTTCCTCTTCTGGATCG CTCCGGTCTCTGCCTTGCTTCTGAATTCTTGCACAATTGCGCAACGCTCCATGATGACGAAGCTCGTCGGTGGCGACGAGATAG GCAAAGTATCGGCCTTTCTTGGTGCCCTTGATGGCACGATGCCCATTTTGACCTCTGCTGTTTACAGCGCCATCTACCATGCCTCAGTCAGCACTTTTCCCGCCGCTCACTTCTTCCTGGGACCCTCGGCCAGTTTTCTGATGATAGCTCTCTTTTG CGTGATTATCGTGAGTGTTAAGACGAAAGAGTATGACGTAGAAGGAGCCAAGCCACCGAGGGAGAAAGGACCCGTCTTTGACCAGTCTTTCGTGAAGATCTATAGTTCACATTACTGGCTGACTGCGAACTCCTTGGCTCTTACTGCTGTGTCATGCCCGGAAGTTCCCCTTGTGTTTACTAACGCCGGCAGTCGGGACGCTGATTATAAACTTTCTCAGGTCCAGGCAAAGGAACTTCGCAGCAAAGTACAGGAAGCTTCCGCAACAGCAACGTCACCAGAAAGCACGGAAGGGTGTCGTCGTCAACATGAAGATGTTGGTAGTCCCATGGCGTGTCAAAAAGAGAATCTCAAGAAATTAAATACCACGTAG